A single genomic interval of Acidobacteriota bacterium harbors:
- the dprA gene encoding DNA-protecting protein DprA, with amino-acid sequence MTDSAAVSRSIQPDVATLQWLALTLTPAMGPIRGHRLVQQFGGVERVFSASLTELEAAGLPAASAQSIALGKSFSQAEEEFMKARDVGAEIISFEDEHYPARLKQIYDPPLALYVRGNGELLAEPSMGVVGTRHPTPYGMGMAERLSNDLASRGLVIVSGMARGVDTHAHRGALNGKGKTLAVWGTGIDVPYPRDNRRIAEAIIAAGGALVTEFSVGTFAAPQNFPIRNRIISGLSLGVLVVEAGEYSGTRITARCALEQGREIFAVPGNVTNRNSWGPNTLIKQGAKLTATWEDVWEELPVDIKLQLEANWRVESPKPAEASLFADSQLSPHEKRIFALLKPDEVTQLDVIIEKLEGEISSSEIFSALFELELAGKVKQLPGKNYVKTF; translated from the coding sequence ATGACTGATTCCGCAGCGGTTTCTCGTTCCATTCAGCCAGATGTCGCCACTCTGCAGTGGCTTGCGCTGACGCTTACGCCTGCGATGGGTCCCATTCGGGGACATCGGCTTGTTCAACAATTTGGTGGTGTAGAACGCGTATTTAGCGCCTCGCTCACGGAACTCGAGGCGGCGGGATTGCCCGCAGCCTCGGCGCAATCGATCGCGCTGGGGAAGTCCTTCTCGCAAGCCGAAGAAGAATTTATGAAGGCGCGCGATGTTGGTGCGGAGATTATTTCGTTTGAAGACGAGCATTATCCCGCCCGGCTGAAGCAGATCTACGACCCGCCTTTGGCACTCTATGTGCGTGGAAATGGTGAGCTGCTGGCTGAGCCGAGCATGGGAGTGGTCGGAACTCGTCATCCTACGCCGTATGGCATGGGCATGGCCGAACGGTTATCGAACGATCTTGCGTCCCGTGGGCTCGTGATCGTGAGCGGCATGGCGCGAGGTGTCGACACTCACGCTCATCGCGGAGCGCTCAACGGCAAAGGCAAAACGCTTGCGGTCTGGGGCACTGGAATCGACGTGCCGTATCCGCGCGACAACCGGCGAATTGCCGAGGCGATCATTGCTGCCGGAGGAGCACTGGTCACTGAGTTTTCGGTGGGGACGTTTGCAGCCCCGCAGAACTTCCCGATTCGGAACCGAATTATCAGCGGCCTATCGCTGGGAGTGCTGGTAGTCGAAGCTGGCGAGTACAGCGGAACGCGCATCACGGCTCGTTGTGCGCTGGAGCAGGGAAGGGAGATTTTCGCCGTCCCGGGCAATGTTACAAATCGAAACTCGTGGGGACCTAATACGCTGATAAAACAAGGGGCTAAGCTCACGGCAACGTGGGAGGATGTGTGGGAAGAGCTCCCCGTCGACATCAAGCTGCAACTCGAGGCAAATTGGCGGGTTGAATCCCCGAAGCCGGCTGAAGCATCTCTATTCGCGGATTCGCAGCTGTCGCCGCACGAAAAGCGCATTTTCGCGCTGCTGAAGCCCGACGAGGTTACCCAGCTCGACGTGATTATTGAAAAGCTGGAGGGAGAAATCTCCTCATCGGAAATCTTTTCAGCACTCTTTGAGCTGGAACTGGCAGGCAAAGTCAAACAGCTTCCAGGCAAGAATTACGTTAAGACGTTTTGA
- a CDS encoding membrane-associated protein, whose amino-acid sequence MFSGLIIAGGVWAKLRALGPIGEVLLGLADASVVPTPGSLDLLLILLVGSSPHNWWIYVLAATIGSSLGAYITYGIGVKGGKEGLAKRIPERKVKNVYRWSEKYGVGAVAVPAFLPPPFPLSPFLLAAGVMKVPKTKFLGAYAGGRLVRYGVVAWLGRKYGQSIVRAMQLYSRPIIWTLIVLAVLGGLATAAYLWRRKQKGLPMLHSAEKKAA is encoded by the coding sequence GTGTTCTCCGGGCTGATTATCGCGGGTGGAGTGTGGGCAAAACTGCGCGCGCTAGGACCAATCGGCGAAGTCCTGCTCGGTTTGGCGGATGCATCGGTTGTGCCCACTCCTGGAAGCCTTGATCTCCTGCTCATTCTCCTCGTCGGATCTTCCCCACATAACTGGTGGATCTATGTTCTGGCAGCGACGATCGGCTCCTCGCTCGGTGCTTACATCACTTATGGCATCGGAGTGAAAGGCGGAAAAGAGGGACTTGCGAAGCGCATTCCCGAAAGGAAAGTGAAGAATGTATATCGCTGGAGTGAGAAGTATGGAGTTGGGGCTGTAGCCGTTCCAGCCTTCCTACCACCACCGTTTCCGCTCTCACCATTTCTGCTGGCCGCTGGAGTGATGAAAGTTCCCAAAACGAAATTTCTCGGGGCATACGCCGGCGGAAGGCTTGTTCGTTACGGCGTTGTGGCGTGGCTAGGACGGAAATATGGGCAGTCGATTGTTCGGGCGATGCAGCTGTATTCGCGGCCGATCATTTGGACACTGATCGTTCTAGCCGTACTTGGGGGACTCGCAACGGCAGCTTACCTGTGGCGCCGGAAGCAAAAAGGATTGCCGATGCTGCATTCGGCAGAGAAGAAGGCAGCGTAA
- a CDS encoding 3-oxoacyl-ACP synthase, producing MRQLQRAKISALGTYVPPRLLTNADLEKMVETNDQWIQERTGIRQRHLVDKGVATSDIACEAAQIALRNAGVAPSEVEAIIVGTVTPDMLFPSTACLVQYKLGAPGAWGFDLSAACSGFVYALQCGAQLIQTGSHKKVLVIGADVMSAIIDYTDRATCVIFGDGAGAVLLEPASDREDFGLIDFMHEVDGSGVCSLNMPGGGSLHPATHETVDKKMHFVHQDGGAVFKYAVRKMAEFSEKILTRNGFTGTDVVAFIPHQANKRIITATAERLGLASDRVIINIGEYGNTTAGTIPLAMQSALDEGKLKKGDLVLLASVGAGFTVGATLLRWAY from the coding sequence CGTTCCTCCCCGACTTCTCACCAACGCCGACCTTGAAAAAATGGTCGAGACCAACGACCAGTGGATCCAGGAGCGCACCGGAATTCGCCAGCGTCATCTGGTGGACAAAGGAGTCGCTACTTCAGATATCGCCTGCGAAGCTGCGCAGATAGCGCTTAGAAATGCGGGAGTTGCTCCATCCGAAGTCGAAGCAATTATCGTTGGTACGGTCACGCCAGACATGCTGTTTCCTTCCACGGCTTGCCTCGTTCAATACAAACTGGGAGCGCCGGGCGCTTGGGGGTTCGATCTCTCCGCCGCATGTTCTGGATTTGTTTACGCGCTGCAGTGCGGAGCGCAATTGATTCAAACTGGATCACACAAGAAGGTGTTGGTGATCGGCGCCGATGTGATGTCTGCGATTATCGATTACACCGACCGCGCTACCTGCGTGATCTTCGGCGACGGAGCTGGCGCAGTGCTCCTCGAGCCCGCAAGCGATCGGGAAGATTTTGGACTGATCGACTTCATGCACGAAGTCGATGGATCCGGTGTTTGCTCCTTAAACATGCCCGGCGGCGGCAGCTTGCACCCAGCAACGCATGAAACCGTAGATAAGAAGATGCATTTCGTGCATCAGGATGGTGGTGCAGTCTTCAAATACGCCGTCCGCAAGATGGCGGAATTCTCGGAAAAAATTCTTACTCGAAATGGATTCACGGGGACCGACGTAGTCGCCTTTATTCCTCACCAGGCAAATAAACGAATCATTACGGCGACGGCTGAACGGCTGGGCTTGGCATCAGATCGCGTCATCATCAATATCGGTGAGTATGGAAATACCACCGCCGGAACTATTCCTCTGGCCATGCAAAGCGCTCTGGATGAAGGCAAGCTGAAAAAAGGTGATCTTGTGCTGCTCGCGTCGGTTGGAGCCGGATTCACGGTGGGAGCCACGCTTTTGCGTTGGGCTTACTAG